The genomic segment TTTATATGGACTAGCTGAAAGTGATGGCTAAAGGGTTCAAATGCGTCTGACATTCAGAGTGGCAGCAGTATGGCTGCAAATTTGACCAAAACtactgagggggggggggattgaaCTTCAACCAGGCTTAAACATGAACTATTCCAGTATCACTGGTGGGTAGAGGCAAAACAAGGCTGGGAATCACTAATCTAATTAatacacaacatttaaatttaaataactgacaTTTCTCAGTTATCACAATCCCCTCCTGTCCTGTATATCCCAACCCATCGTGTTCCATGTGAAGATTTACAGCAATAAATGGTGTTCAACAATAATAACACCGCTCTCACATCTGTTCCGTAAATAGGTagctagagccagcagccaGCTTAGGGGCacctagcctggctctgtcaaataACAAAAGCCACCTACCAacgcctctaaagctcactaatcaacatgttatatcttgtttaacTCGTACACAAGCTGAACAGTAGAACCAatcattcagtgttttatatATGGTTGTgtgttggactatttcttgaccaggaccagttgccaggcaaccagtggaAACACCAATAAGTTGCTGGTCACGGGcaagaaatagtccaacacGTAGCTCCCCATAAAATGgtgaattgttgttttgttgtttatgcTACGCAGAGAGAGCGAGACTAGCATTTCCATGTTTCCAGtatttgtgctaagctaaccagccactggctgtagcttcatattcaccGTACagacagtggtatcaatcttctcgtctaacgcttggcaagaaagcaaataagtgcgTTTcgcaaaatgtcagactattcctttaaagctaACCCTTaaaccagaaaacacacagacaatgtCACCATTTGATAGAACACCACCTGTTGTTCTATCAAACGGATATTAACATATTGTCAAGGACTTACATTGGTGAAGGTGAACATGATGGTCATCGTGTTTGACACCAACTGCAGCTCGCTGCTGTTTACTCCACATGATCCAGAGACTTTGGTCATGTTGGGCTCGAGGTTCATCTCCTGATATTTCTATGccagagggaagagaagggaaTCAAATCAGCACGGTCTGTGGAAGAAAATCTGTATATCATCTGGAAAAGATAATGATTACAGTGTTATGATTCTGTGTTTATGAACATACCTCTCCTTGCTTGATACCAATCCGCAGGCCAAAGTTGGCCAACAGACAGAATGTGCTGTTATCCGACTTGATGCTGTACTTCCCAGTGGTAGGAGTGGGGAGGGTGGGGGTCGGGGTGGTGGTAGGAGGAGGGGCAGTGGAAGTGAAGTTTGTGACAGGAGCTGCAGTGGCTGTACTGGTGGCGGGAGTAGTGGGCGGAGCAGGGGTTGTGGGTTGATCAGCACTACAAGAGGTTACTGTGTAgggagaaaacagacagaatagATCATCAATAGAAACGGGAGAGAAATATTACAGCCAGGATGAGATGTGTCATCGCATCTGCACTTACTGTTTTCACTCTTGCTGCCATTACTGACAAAAGCCTGTATGAGCACGTCCGACAGTGTCATATTGACCAAATCAGCCTGGATCATGTCTTTACTCTTACATGAGTAGCAGGTATCCACGCCTACATTTGTAATCTGAGGCTTCATGGTCACAGAAACAGTTTCtaaaagaaattcagaaaacacaTCAGCATCAGTGCAATGCCCTTCGTCCATGTGTATGCTTTTCTGGCACTTTTGGCAATGTGAGGTGCAGCAGTTACCATTTGATAAAGACTCAGGGAAGTGGGTTGAGTCACTGAGATTGTAGGAAAAGGTGATGGAGTCTGCCTGGTACACTTTTCCATTCATGACGAAGTTCACACTCCAGGAGTGCCCCGTTCCGAAATTAAGCTTCAGCGTTGAGCTTGTAGTGTCACATTTACTTCCATCTGTCGTGACTTCATTAGGAAGTGTAAACTCgattgttttattctgaaataagAGCAGAGTGTAACCTTATTTAACAGGACTGTATaagtttaatgttaaaatgtttaacagcAGACTTGACAGAACTCAAGGAAACAACTTATAGTTTTAGTGCCTGGGACAGACACACTGATGTGCTTAGTATCAGTATCAATGCTTAGTATCATTCAAATTATGCAAAAATATCTGCCTCTGAGAAAGTAACTTGTACTTTAGTATGTTAATTGTTCATCTTATGTGcttgacaaaaataataaatctgacATAAAGTCTAAATTCTTTCTCAAAATTATGAACATTCCTTTGAGCTGCTTTCAACAGTACAACGAAGGACATAACAATCGCAGGATATGCGACAGGAAAACATACTAACTGAAATGCTGAATAGCAAGAATCTATCCGCTTTGTTGTGGATAAACTTGTTTCCCCCTTTTCATGATGACATTTGCTTCCACGAGAGTCGTCTGATAGTCGTGCTATTGAGGTAGCCTGAGAAGAGCAAAgcttctttgctttgctttaattTCTTAAGTATACTCTGTAGGCTGATAGTGTGACTAAAACCAGAAACTCACCCTATCGCCAGCAACTTCATAGGAGACCGAGAAGCTGACATTCAGATTGGCATAGAGGCATAACATGTCCTCTTTGTCTGTCACATTCACCTCAACGCCATGTGACAGCtggaagactgaaaaaaaagaagaaagattaaactatttttttcgactacatataattataatttataaaagaaaagagtccggttggaatttaaaaaagtgGAAGCTCATGGACACTTCATATTCAGTCTGTCTGTTCCAATATGAGAAACTAATAACTCACATTTTTAGGCAAAAAACCAGCAAGGCACTACCACAATCCTTGAGCTGACGTCGGTTAATCTGCGCAGCCAATGCCATGTACTAAAATACTACTTGGATCAGTTAATTATCCATTTTCCAAATGGTACAAATGTTGGCACAAGACCTTGATTTTAGGTAACTACTTAAGTGTACAAATGCTGAGTGGACTGAAGCTGACAATGACACACTATTGTAACATTGTAAAATGACACTGTACtcttcaaaatacattttaagtcaTACCTGCAACAAAGCCTTTTACCTTTCCACTTAAGTCTGAGAAGCAATACAATGTATCAGAAGAGAGGCCAAAGTCCAATCAAATTATCTATATGGTTTTGAAAGAAGGATGTGTCATCAGCTCAACTGCCTGCCTGCTCCAACCCCCTGGTAACATAAACTTGTAAAGCACTCACTAACACAGATGTTTGTGAACTAgctataaaaatactgtatttttactggAGTGTCTGGTTTGGAGACATAACGTTGGCAAAGTTACACCTCACCCAAGAATATTTGTTCTACGCTTTAGTCTTTTTCAAGCAGTTGATCTTCAAGTGTCACAGAAACTGATCATAGATTCTGGTACATTGCAactctttttttattgacattttcaaTTAACACGAGGGGTTGACATAGGTGACATTATACTTGTACAGGAAAAAGGATCTATCAATGACAAATGCAATATATGTCATGTTACATCTTACAGATATGTAGTCCATTTTTCCCCCCCGTATTTTAAACATTGATGGTATCGCAGTCTTAAGGTAAAGGCcattttttcatacagtttatttCATGACAACTGCAGTCCAGTTGTCCTTTGTTGGAGGGTTTGGCTGCAGTCATTTCCATGTGATGACTTTCTTGCTAGTACCCAGGAGGATATTAAAGAGATATTCATCCTGTGCCATGAATTTGTCTGGGATTTTGCACAGGTATAATGTAACAAAAGAGCCATCAGCTTTTACATCAAAACATCTCTGTTTGACATACTCAGTAGTGTAGATTTTGGAGTTTTGTATCCTATTAcacagtagagctgaaacaattagctgattaataAACTAGTTGACTGACTGAGAAGtaatcaacaactattttgataactgactaattgtttaggttgtttttcaagcaaaaaaagtgaaagactACACATTCTCaggcttctgcttctgcttctcaAATGGCAGGGTTTTCTGCTTATCCTTTTTGTCAGGTAGAACAGTAAACttaatatatttgggttttggacttttagtCAGATAAAACGAGACGTCTGAAGACATAACGTCGGATTCCTCAAAGctgtgattggcatttttcaatatttggaCATTTAATTCACAGggagattaatcgataatgaaaataatccttggTTACAGCTCTAAATGTTTGATATGTTTTAAATCTTATATGCACTAGACCCTACattttggaggatttttttttgataacaCATTTTCAATGTATGATAAAAACAGGGGCAACATAGCTGAAATTCCAATGATTAGGTCACAGAAGCTGATCGGTCACAGAATATGGCGTTTGATTGAGTGTTTTCCATGCACATTAGTATCCTGGTTTTGAGTCTTACCCTGTTTTGATCATATTTGCAATACATAGAACATGAGAAACCTGATTATTCATATCTCTGTACACACGATTCTAACAATATTCAGGTTTTCTGATCATCTGTGTGCAGAAGTGTCTCGATATCTCATCATGTGAGCCACAATGTTCTGCACCAACAGAGAATTTTCAGAAACCTAGATAAAAAGGTATCTACATGCCACAATATCCTGGTTCGTGTACGAGAACTCCAGGCAACATATCCAGGTTTTTAAAATCCAGTATAGGACCTTATTCAGGTTTCTGAAAACAGGACAAGTTGTTTACATGCGCAAAACCCCGATCAGTACCAGGATTCTCGTATGCATGTAAACGCActcaatgtattttttctgcctTGGAGATGAACTCTCAAGAAAAACTACCTCATTATAAGCAAACTACAACATTTCTGACAAAACTAGTTTACACCAGCGCAGCAAATAACTGAACGCAACATTAGCTAGAATCAACAGAAGAATCTACAGTTAATCCCTCATTTAAAACGCTCATTTGACACGAAAGGTGATCTTTTTTATAGTGATGGCTGCTCGAAGtcataatttattatttttttcatgcacttttTACGTATTTTGTGTCAGTTAGGATAGCAAATTTGCTAAATCACATAACGTTAGCTCAACGGCAACTCGTTCTAGCTTTAGTCACATGCTAACTTACTGTAAACCTCCAACGGCTGCTAATGCTAACTATTTTAGCCAGTTGACACAAGGAGTTTTATGTTGTGACAACGGGGTTGTAAACGCCATTTTTACTCTATTAACCTTGGTGGTTTTGGCCAGCGTCATTTAGCAGCAGGAATGACAATGACTTATCAATAACTCGAACTGCAGCTTTCAAAACAAGCGTTATCCAATCTGTAAGCTAACGGCTAAGTAAACTAACTGGCCAACATATTACGAAATAGCAGTAGTTATAACATTAACGCTAGCGtgacaattcttttttttttttaatgcatagtATGGTTGTCATGTGGTAGTAAGAAAAGATTAATAGCAGTTGTGTGGCTAAATGCGGCGTTTTGAGCTACACCGTCTGggtgtttcagttttatgttgtTGACGTAGGTAACAATTAGCAATCAAGCTAAGCTACATTAGCACAACATCACGACTAGACTGCTCCTCCAAGGAACAGCTTATAATGGTTTTTAAGGC from the Xiphias gladius isolate SHS-SW01 ecotype Sanya breed wild chromosome 23, ASM1685928v1, whole genome shotgun sequence genome contains:
- the lamp2 gene encoding lysosome-associated membrane glycoprotein 2 isoform X2 → MSRYTAFAWLLAFGIVFQLSHGVEVNVTDKEDMLCLYANLNVSFSVSYEVAGDRNKTIEFTLPNEVTTDGSKCDTTSSTLKLNFGTGHSWSVNFVMNGKVYQADSITFSYNLSDSTHFPESLSNETVSVTMKPQITNVGVDTCYSCKSKDMIQADLVNMTLSDVLIQAFVSNGSKSENITSCSADQPTTPAPPTTPATSTATAAPVTNFTSTAPPPTTTPTPTLPTPTTGKYSIKSDNSTFCLLANFGLRIGIKQGEKYQEMNLEPNMTKVSGSCGVNSSELQLVSNTMTIMFTFTNNTTKFQLHALNFTAKTTSGVEFSEVNTNLSLWEAAIGSSYMCNKEQNYTITNVLTLYTFNLQVQPFGVTKDVFSTAHECSLDDTSILIPIIVGAALAGLILIVVIAYVIGRRKTYVGYQTL
- the lamp2 gene encoding lysosome-associated membrane glycoprotein 2 isoform X1; this translates as MSRYTAFAWLLAFGIVFQLSHGVEVNVTDKEDMLCLYANLNVSFSVSYEVAGDRNKTIEFTLPNEVTTDGSKCDTTSSTLKLNFGTGHSWSVNFVMNGKVYQADSITFSYNLSDSTHFPESLSNETVSVTMKPQITNVGVDTCYSCKSKDMIQADLVNMTLSDVLIQAFVSNGSKSENITSCSADQPTTPAPPTTPATSTATAAPVTNFTSTAPPPTTTPTPTLPTPTTGKYSIKSDNSTFCLLANFGLRIGIKQGEKYQEMNLEPNMTKVSGSCGVNSSELQLVSNTMTIMFTFTNNTTKFQLHALNFTAKTTSGVEFSEVNTNLSLWEAAIGSSYMCNKEQNYTITNVLTLYTFNLQVQPFGVTKDVFSTAEECQADAESFLVPIAVGVALLVLILIVLLAYFIGRKRNMATGYESF